The DNA sequence ATTCGAACCGGAGACCTCCTGCGTGCAAGGCAGGCGCTCTAGCCAACTGAGCTACACCCCCATAGAGATTTTAACTTTAATTATATTTGAAGTTTGTGTCAATATCTTTCGGAAGCATTATAGGATGTATCTTTTTTTCCTGAAAACGACAACTGATAAAAGTACTGAAACGCTCACTAAAATTAATATTACGGCTAAAGCAACAAAAGGATTTTCAGGGGCGAGTCTTTCACTGAAAAAGCCTCCCTCTTCCCTAAGAGGAGGAAGAATCGCTTTAACGTGATAAATCACGGTCAGTTTCTGAGTTGATCCCGGAAAATACTGGACAATACCCTCCCAACCGAAAATAAAAGCAAGCCCCAGCGCCGTTGATTTTGAGGCGATTAAAGACAAAAAAGCGAACAACGAATAATAAGCCAATATTGCGAGTATTATCCCGGCTGAAAATTTAAATAAAATCAGGTATGATAATGGTTCGAGCAGTCTGTTAAAAAATACGACCGCAAA is a window from the candidate division WOR-3 bacterium genome containing:
- a CDS encoding ABC transporter permease subunit, giving the protein MNIPYSFQIVFKMFFKPGLRRTRTKVLILLNVFPLLIVCAVKFAGFMRGEPFSFDVSFFSGFAYIFYIGFYCGIVAVFYGTSVIREDIEDKTLVFLTSRPVPKKDVFLGKYLSYLSICLIAVLPAFTLCFAVVFFNRLLEPLSYLILFKFSAGIILAILAYYSLFAFLSLIASKSTALGLAFIFGWEGIVQYFPGSTQKLTVIYHVKAILPPLREEGGFFSERLAPENPFVALAVILILVSVSVLLSVVVFRKKRYIL